The DNA segment TCAAGCAAGTAATGTTCTTCTCCGGGATAGATGGCGCAAATTCCTTAAGAATCAATGCATTGGTATTGGCAGGATTGGCAACAACCAAAACCTGGAATGATAGCCACAAATACTTACAAATCATTTCTTTTTCCACAGAATATACGTGTCAGACGAAGATATATTTTGATTTGGTAAACTACGGTCTCAATATACCAAATCAACTTGAAACAAAAAAGCACGATGTTCTAGAAAAATCACCTTGCAGTTAGTGGCAGCATGCTTCTCAAGAGCGGATGCTTGGGCCTTGTAGATGGAGACATTTTTCGACATAACATCTTTCCTCTCCATACCCTCTTTCCTTGGGAATCCGCCAACCATAACTGCAACACTGACACCAGTGCAAGCTTCAACAACGTCGGTTGTAGCAACAACTCCTGATTCAAAACAATGGATAGGCTTGATTGAAAGTCTATGGTTATCTCATGTGGTTATATAAGTCAGAAAAGATAAAACTGTAACCTTGACAAATGAAGCAAAAGAACTAACCTTTCAAAAGGGGGAATGCAGCATCCACCAATTCCATCTTAACTCCATTGAGTGCCTCAGCGGCAGGTGGAATATCCAGCATGTGGAGAATAACAGGCTGGTCAGGACCTAACATAACACCCCTGGCAATCATAGGAACCAGGGCATATCCAATTTGCCCTGTAAAAACATGCAAAGACTCTCCCATTAATACCACTTAAAATCAAGTGTATATATACTGAAAGCTACTGTAAGTTACAGTTCAAGATTACAGTTCTCAAACAAAAAACAGCAATGACCATCACACAAACTAGTTACACAAAAGTTACAGCTTGTGGCTGTCAAAATCTGAATCCAGGCTGCCCATGGGGGGTGATCCAGTCAATTGTTTTGAATCTTAAAGAAACGGACAAAGCATTTGTGATCAAATGATCTTATAACTTGTCATTTCAAATGAGAAACGACAAGAGGAAAGTAGTTAGTTCGCCAAACAGGTATGTTAGTATTCTCCCACAGGAATGAGAAAAACCACTTCACGATCATATTTTTACGCACACCACAAACGGCGGACCAAGAAGtgtattcaaataaaaaaaactgaGTAAAATAGCTCATCTGGCCATGGATGCTTCCCACAGTTGCCACCAAAATGGTGAACtcacaaaataaaattaaaaattcccaGATATTGAGATCGTAACTTGTAATTTTACTTCAATTTCAACAACGGAAACTTAAAGGGAAGAAACTTCATTTCCCATCATGAGAAACTTTGATCGATTTTAAAGCACATAAACCCAAAATTTCAcctattcaaaacaaaaataatatatgtcGATTAAAAACTCAGTTCATTTGCACCAaagaataattaaaattatctgAGCTACTCACTGAGATAAGAATTAAACAGATCCTCCATTTTGCTGAATTGCTGCCTTAAATCAATTAGAAGACTTATAATTATTGAAAACGGATTGTAAAAACAATAAAGATAAAAATTTTCTCCCGAGATCGGCATGATCCTCGAAAAACTCAAAACTGTGCGTAGTACGGTTTCTTAATAAACTAATCTTGACCCAGAGCAGTGCATATGATAAAGATGAATCTTTTTCATCACCCACTGCAATAAACAATTGCTAGAAACAAGGAGATAACGATCAGTGAAAGAAATGCAGATGAATAAATGATAAAGCAGAGATCCAATGAcgaaaaatgaagaaaaaaggGATCAAAAGGCGAGATACGATGCATCGCGTGAAGTTGTACCTGCGGCGCCGGTGACGAGAACACGAACTGCTTCTTTCACCATGATTGATTGCGAGATCTGCGATCAGAAAGCGAttataccaatgaaatgtgagGGAGGAGGCAAAAGAGAGGCACTCTGTCCACACAAGACACCACTTCCCTTTTATAAGAGTGAAGTTTTTGATATTGCCAAGCCGAATTTAGACATTCCAAGGCATAATCTATTTTTTTCCACATACATTCCAAGGCCTAACAATTAGGCATTATGGCATGCTTAGTGACGGCCCTATACATTTAGTGTTTTAGTTAATAGTTAATTATGGAACAATATTAACGCGATATgttgattattttgttttttaggTGAATgctaattattttgtttttttgtgagattcaataataaattattgatttcatttaACAAATCATCTTTATAATTTTGAAGGATCATAATATTATCAACTCAATCAATCTATTTTATGTACGAAAAGACAGATTCAATGGGTTAtgcaaattttatattaaattttattgtaCGGGGGATTTGTCTATTTTTTGGCAGGTCGATTTTGTCAACTtaatctatttattttatgtagtgATGTTGACCGATCCAAGCGCCTAGTacaatttgatatattttttacaGCTCTAATTCATACCAGGGAAATATTTAAAGGATATGAGAAGGCAGAGcaaattaattgaaaaaaaagttATAGACGATATAATGAAGCATACAAATATGACATCATTTGACACGAGGAATCGGCAAACATAAATATTGGGCGTCGAATGTGCTTCAAGATGTAAGCATAGGAGACTGTGACATCATTTTGTAATTTCACAGAAAAAGtctccaaaatattttttgaaaatctatttttaaaaatgctTACATTCTATATAGCTCGTTATTTTTATACTAGCATGTTATGACACACATATTTTGTATGTAAATAATCGATCTAGCTCTAATCAATTACTTCAAACAGACCATGAGAGTATATATGTAATTTTATGTAAGATTTGATCAGCAATTCAATTAAAGTGAGTTATTATAAGAGCATAAACTTTAATTATAGTATAGATaggtataaatataaatatataatcttcaatacttaaaaaaaactatttaagAATATATCGAGATCTCATCTTATTATCAACTTTACACTAACAgttctctataattttatttttaagaagtgtttgcaatagattgtgcaTTTTAAAAGTGATTAATTTTGATAATACAAGTTAGTTGATAATTTTCGTATCTCTCTTCATCATCTTCGATtatgttttcaattttttcttacTTTATCTCAAAGATAAAATAATGTTAGCACATTTATAAATAATCTATAATATAGTTGTatcctaataaaatatttatttatcttgtatctaaattttttatttttaaataatcattGTCATAATTATTATAAGAGAAATCATCTCTAATATCTTttacactatatatatatatatatatgtatatatgcacgTACAGTATTAATGAAAgagttttataaaataaaattcaactcgatcaaaatcaaaatttattttcaccatttgaacaatttgatgattttgactatgcaataaatataatataattgtgTGAGTAATTTTCATGTATAAAATACTGATGAAAGCCTTCCTGATTAAGCAATAATAACGTATTAGATTAAGAGAAATTCCCATTATCTGGAAGGCCACCCGATCCCATTTCGCAGGCGGAGCCaagcatttaaaaaaaaaatatctttctGTGCTTCGCTTCGCTGCCCCGAAAATCTCGTTGAATTCGGGGAATATTCATTCTACCTTTTTCCCCCTTTCAAAAAATTCGATCTTTAAAGAATGGGACAGCAGCAATCGAAAGATGAGTTGTTGTACAAGCAAGTgaattatggaaatattgaagGCATCAAATCTCTTCGAACCGAAGGCGCTGGCCTTGAGGTATATAACatctaaatttataattatacatTCTTTTTGATTGCGTGATTGATGCCTCTGTGGTTAAAGTTTCCATTTTCAGGTGCTGCCCGTCTCAATTTATGggttaaaaacttaaaatacaaTATCTGCTTCTTTTTATGTACACGGGCTTCCTAATTTTATGTAAAGGACTCATGAAATATACAAGTTTATTTACTTCCTTAATTACTTGTCGGTGCCAGATAATTTGTGCGTTCTTTAGCAAGACCTGGAAATTATCCCGTGATTTCGGTGTTGAATTCGGTTGGAAAATTATGTTACTGTTTAATTGCATTTCATATTTTAGCTTTCAAGTGGCATGGTTGCTCATGTGTAATTGTGATTAATCATATGCATGTCTCTgaccttttttttttgggtgcTAACTAGCAATATGATGGTATTAATGTTTGTGTTAAGTATGCAAAAATTCTTGAACTAATACTTGTCTCATTGTATGGTTCTCGAAGAACATTGAGCCATGAATTGATTCGCTTAACTTCTGTGGCTGGTGACTGCATAAGCACGATCTTTTAGTTTCCAATGTTAAAATGTTTTGAAGCTTTCGGTTCTTGTTATATGGGCTAAAATGATTGTCTTGCCTCTGGGTACAGTGGATAGATAGTGAAGGGAAAACTCCACTGGTTTTGGCTTGCATGAATCCAGAGCTTTACAATGTAGCAAAAACTTTGATTGAACTGGGTGCAAACGTCAATGCTTATCGCCCAGGTAAAAAAAATATCctgtttttttattcttttaaaattttccaaatatGTAGTTCTTTCGGTACTTTCCTGTTATTATTGCACCATTCCCTTGAGTTGTACTGCCAGGAGATGTGGTGGTATATAGATAAAGAGAAATACCTTTCGATGGACAGTTGTTCTAATGTAGTCACTTTAGGTGCTTCCTGTTACCACGGATTAATGTATTTGTATGCAAGTCAGCTATGTGTTTGCTAATTGGGTATGTATTTTCTGATGGAGTGAAACTGGAAACGAACAATTGAGTTGAAGACTTAAAGTGACTCATGAGTTACGATCACATATCACTTAGTATGTTCATTTTTTAATATAggcatttattatatatattgttgaGATGCTGAGTTAATATGTGCTTTCTAGATGCATCTGGTATGAATGTCAGTCTGAATGAATATTGTTTTATGTTTGGCTTTGTTGCAGTCTTTCTCATTGGATGCGTCTCATGAAATCTTATGGTTCGCGAGCATTtgatgttgttgtttttgtgttgtttCTTCTGCTAAGTTGTTTTTCTTTGAAGGGCGCCATGCTGGAACTCCACTACATCATGCTGCAAAAAGAGGCCTGGAACACACCGTGAAGTTACTTCTTTCACAAGGAGGTTTGTGTACCCTTTCACCGTGCAGACACTTTGTTTAAATTATATGTCTTTGTTGGTTTGATTTTGTTGCCTGAAATTTCAGCAAATGCACTTCTAATTAATGACGACTGTCAAACCCCACTCGACGTTGCTAGAGCCAAAGGGTATAGCAATGTTGTACGAACAATCGAGGTACATATATCCACTGATCATTGGTTTAGTGCCCTGTTTTTGTTCCGTTTGGTTTTTATGTATAGTATGAATACTAGTTTGACTTTCTCCTGTTGTGCTTTGTAGGAGCGTATTTGCTTATTCTCTGGTTGGCTGCGAGAGCTTTATGGACCTGGCATTCTGGAACTCTTTGCACCTCAGCTGCTTTCAAGAAAAGTGTGGGTAGAATGCCCTTATCATTGTTATTTTTTGCTGTATACTTTGAATATTTCTCGCTATAAATTTGTTTCACAATTCTGTTTTTTATTAGCTAACCCCTAATGGGTTCTATAGAGCTAGTTAAACTAGTAAGTAGCAACCATATATTTCTCATCTGGCTTTAATgctttttgtttcaaaaacatGTTTCACGAGTGTTCCCTTGTTTTTACCTTTTAGGTCATTCAAAGTACTGGATTTTTCTAATCTATATTAAAACTCAGTTTGTGTAGTTAGTGTAGTTTACTTGATGCAAGAATCGTGATGCTTTCCTCTTATCTTTTTGCAGGTGGGTGGTTATTTTACCTTGTGGCTCCCGTAATCTTAGAAAGCCTCTCAAGTTGGAGCTTGCCATATATGCTACTAATCAGGTGCCTTTATGTCTTTTGAGTTTCCAAGCGAACAGAATTTTTACTACCTTTCTTCTGATTTAGGCCATTTCTGGTTTCTTACTTGAAATGTATCTAACTATTATATAATAGTTTCACCCCTTATACTAACCATTTTTTGTGTGTCAAATTACACCAAAAATTCTTTCATTTTACCCCTAAATTTAACATAACTCTCTTTTATGTCAGATCTGAAATGACTAAATTATCCACACTTTTTGTAACATCATTATCTCTTTTTATCTCCATCTCCTTTTTAAAATTTCATCATTTATCAATTCTTATTAAATTATCCACGTAATTTTTTTACAACTTCTCTCTCCTTTATATCAATACTTCCGTATTTTTTCACCgtgataattttttatatatttttaaaataattaaattgtcGAGCACGTGAAAATCACGTGCGACGGTTGCTAGTTAACTATTAACTGTGGATGTGGTATACTTGCCATCAGACTGGTTTTGATGTTTTTCTGTTTATATGTCTTCTGAGAATCAAGATCTCTTTTCATATTAAGAAGCAGACTTTTGACGATCTCTGAGTCTGACTCATGTAACTTCTACAATGTTGATCAGGATGCCCAACCAAGGACAATTTTACCACTCTGGAAGGCCAATCTGGACGAACCAAATTTTAACCAGCCAGATCCAGCAGCAATAATATCTGATATATCAAAAAGTCAGTTATCAAGCtcattctttgaatttttatatttttatgtttagtCAACTGAATCAAATCGATACATTCATGTTTTACAATTCTGATTTAATTGAAAATCCAATAAATGAAGTCGAACCAAGCAACTTTCCACATTCCAGTTGTATTTGGCTGTGTATTCACTCTTTGCTGGACTCTATGCTTCAAACACTTCATAATTCTTAATAACTCTTAATGTACTTATAAGAGAAGCAGTAATTGTTATTGACTCTTAATCGTTGCGTAACATGTAAATAAGATTGAATAAAATTAGTTTGATGGTGTAAGTCATTTGTGTTTTCTTGTTCCATAGGTACACGAATTAAACTGGCACCTGCTCATGAAAGTGAGAAACAACAATTGCAGCGTTTTTGTAATGCATGCAAAGGAATTCCACAGGTGGAACACACAACCTTTGGTCCTTTACTTCATAATTTTTCTGTTAACATTTGCTCTCATGCTTTAGAACAAGTGACTTAAAACGTATCAGCAAAtgactttttatttatttgtttattattttgggGACTTCTTAGTATTTGAGATAGCAAATTGTTTTTATCGCTTCCTGGCTTGAAATCAGGTGATGCATCCATCATTTCCTTTCAACGATCCAATCCATAATGCCCCAGCAACTGCCCCACCAACTTCAGAAGATGAAGAAATTGCTATGGCAATCAATGCCTCCCTTCAGT comes from the Henckelia pumila isolate YLH828 chromosome 1, ASM3356847v2, whole genome shotgun sequence genome and includes:
- the LOC140876219 gene encoding malate dehydrogenase-like isoform X1, with translation MPISGENFYLYCFYNPFSIIISLLIDLRQQFSKMEDLFNSYLSEILGLCALKSIKVSHDGQIGYALVPMIARGVMLGPDQPVILHMLDIPPAAEALNGVKMELVDAAFPLLKGVVATTDVVEACTGVSVAVMVGGFPRKEGMERKDVMSKNVSIYKAQASALEKHAATNCKVLVVANPANTNALILKEFAPSIPEKNITCLTRLDHNRALGQVSERLNVQVSDVKNVIIWGNHSSTQYPDVNHASVKTPAGEKPVRTLVADDEWLNTEFITTVQQRGAAIIKARKFSSALSAASSACDHIHDWVLGTPEGSWVSMGVYSDGSYNVPAGLIYSFPVTCKNGEWSIVQGLAIDEFSRKKLDSTAQELSEEKALAYSCLS
- the LOC140884621 gene encoding putative E3 ubiquitin-protein ligase XBAT35, which encodes MGQQQSKDELLYKQVNYGNIEGIKSLRTEGAGLEWIDSEGKTPLVLACMNPELYNVAKTLIELGANVNAYRPGRHAGTPLHHAAKRGLEHTVKLLLSQGANALLINDDCQTPLDVARAKGYSNVVRTIEERICLFSGWLRELYGPGILELFAPQLLSRKVWVVILPCGSRNLRKPLKLELAIYATNQDAQPRTILPLWKANLDEPNFNQPDPAAIISDISKSTRIKLAPAHESEKQQLQRFCNACKGIPQVMHPSFPFNDPIHNAPATAPPTSEDEEIAMAINASLQSAMVEGQPHIASRPPSHPDASTSSINPMNTSNHQENHGDGASSSHDTAGSKCEVSTIAPALENPPPVSSPSAPFAVESIDDGHIHYPSLDSIDASPVDLSSPSVHAISGGTGENNENGAVPSSCTICLDAPLEGACVPCGHMAGCMSCLNEIKAKKWGCPVCRSKIDQIIRIYAV